One genomic segment of Hymenobacter psoromatis includes these proteins:
- a CDS encoding acyl-CoA carboxylase subunit beta: MADPHVAAHPTVSATELLAAKNQEALLGGGAARIEAQHKKGKLTARERLDLLLDEGSFEEIGKFVMHRAKDFGLDKEYYLGDGVVTGYGTVHGRLVYVFSQDFTVFGGSLSETHAEKIVKIMDLAMKNGAPVIGLNDSGGARIQEGVVSLGGYADIFYKNTLASGVVPQLSAIMGPCAGGAVYSPAITDFILMVENTSYMFVTGPNVVKTVTHENVTSEELGGASTHSTKSGVTHFTGSNEVVVIQQLKQLLSYLPQNCEETAPAVPYPTGQDESRPALNTLIPDNANQPYDIREVVEGLIDSGSFMEVHQNFAENIVVGFARLAGRSIGIVGNQPAVLAGVLDINASTKAARFVRFCDSFNIPLLVLEDVPGFLPGTDQEWRGIITNGAKLLYAFCEATVPRVTVITRKAYGGAYDVMNSKHIGADLNFAWPTAEIAVMGAKGAAEIIFKREIAAAENPKAKLQEKVDEYQQKFATPYRAAHRGFVDEVIMPSQTRQKLIRAFKMLENKVDTLPRKKHGNIPL; this comes from the coding sequence ATGGCCGACCCCCACGTAGCCGCCCACCCCACCGTTTCTGCCACCGAATTGCTCGCCGCCAAAAACCAGGAAGCCCTGCTCGGCGGCGGCGCAGCCCGCATCGAAGCCCAACACAAAAAAGGCAAGCTTACGGCCCGTGAACGCCTTGACCTGCTGCTTGATGAGGGCTCGTTTGAGGAGATTGGCAAGTTTGTGATGCACCGCGCCAAGGACTTTGGCCTCGATAAAGAATACTACCTCGGTGATGGCGTAGTAACGGGCTACGGCACCGTGCATGGCCGCCTGGTGTACGTTTTTTCGCAGGATTTCACGGTCTTCGGCGGCTCGCTGAGCGAGACGCACGCCGAAAAAATCGTTAAAATAATGGACCTGGCCATGAAGAACGGCGCGCCGGTTATTGGCCTCAACGACTCGGGCGGGGCGCGCATTCAGGAAGGGGTAGTGAGCCTGGGTGGCTACGCCGACATCTTTTATAAGAATACGCTGGCCAGCGGCGTGGTGCCGCAGCTCTCGGCCATTATGGGGCCGTGCGCGGGCGGCGCGGTATACTCGCCGGCTATCACGGATTTTATTCTGATGGTCGAAAACACGAGCTACATGTTCGTGACCGGCCCCAACGTGGTGAAAACCGTGACCCACGAAAACGTGACCAGCGAGGAGCTGGGCGGGGCCAGTACCCACTCGACCAAGAGCGGCGTCACGCATTTCACCGGGTCGAATGAGGTAGTGGTCATCCAGCAGCTCAAGCAGCTGCTGAGCTACCTGCCCCAAAACTGCGAAGAAACCGCGCCCGCCGTGCCCTACCCCACCGGCCAGGACGAAAGCCGCCCGGCGCTCAACACGCTCATTCCGGATAACGCCAACCAGCCCTACGATATTCGCGAAGTTGTTGAGGGCCTGATTGATAGCGGCTCGTTCATGGAAGTGCACCAAAATTTTGCCGAGAACATCGTGGTGGGTTTTGCGCGGCTGGCGGGCCGTAGCATTGGCATCGTAGGCAACCAGCCGGCCGTGCTGGCCGGCGTGCTCGACATCAACGCCAGCACCAAAGCCGCCCGCTTCGTGCGCTTCTGCGACTCATTTAATATTCCGCTCTTGGTGCTGGAAGACGTGCCCGGCTTCCTGCCCGGCACCGACCAGGAATGGCGCGGCATCATCACCAACGGCGCGAAGCTGCTCTACGCCTTCTGCGAGGCCACCGTGCCCCGCGTCACCGTCATCACCCGCAAGGCTTACGGCGGGGCCTACGACGTGATGAACAGCAAGCACATCGGGGCCGATTTGAATTTTGCCTGGCCCACCGCTGAAATCGCCGTAATGGGCGCGAAAGGTGCAGCTGAAATCATCTTCAAGCGCGAAATAGCGGCGGCCGAAAACCCCAAAGCAAAATTGCAGGAAAAGGTGGATGAGTACCAGCAGAAATTTGCTACCCCCTACCGCGCCGCCCACCGCGGCTTCGTGGACGAAGTAATTATGCCTTCCCAAACCCGGCAGAAATTAATTCGGGCTTTTAAAATGCTGGAAAACAAAGTGGATACGCTGCCGCGTAAAAAGCACGGCAATATTCCGCTGTAA
- a CDS encoding DNA-3-methyladenine glycosylase family protein — protein MPAPTPLPDAEPHWHAAGLAHLRQADPVLAQAIARVAGPVRPAAHEDLYLALLRAIVSQQISTKAAAAIWRRFTALFRPDGYPEPREVLRLSEDELRAAGLSRQKAGYLQAIADYQERGLLDYEHLSQLDEEAFTTHLTAIRGVGRWTAQMLQMFALDQPDVFSEGDLGVQNAMRKLYNLEETGRALQQKMLLLAEPWRPYRSLACKYLWKSLDPAPAINAEMGWD, from the coding sequence ATGCCCGCTCCTACCCCCCTTCCCGACGCCGAACCCCACTGGCACGCCGCTGGCCTGGCCCACCTGCGCCAGGCCGACCCCGTGCTGGCCCAGGCCATTGCCCGCGTGGCCGGCCCGGTGCGCCCCGCCGCCCACGAAGACCTATACCTGGCGCTGCTGCGCGCCATCGTGAGCCAGCAGATTTCGACCAAGGCGGCGGCGGCCATCTGGCGGCGGTTCACGGCGCTGTTTCGGCCCGATGGCTACCCCGAGCCGCGCGAAGTGCTGCGCCTGAGCGAAGACGAGCTACGCGCGGCCGGCCTTTCGCGCCAGAAGGCAGGCTACCTCCAGGCCATTGCCGACTATCAGGAGCGTGGCCTGCTCGACTATGAACACCTCAGCCAGCTCGACGAAGAAGCCTTTACCACCCACCTAACCGCCATCCGGGGGGTAGGGCGCTGGACGGCCCAGATGCTGCAAATGTTCGCCCTGGACCAGCCCGACGTGTTCAGCGAGGGCGACCTGGGCGTGCAAAACGCTATGCGCAAGCTCTATAACCTGGAGGAAACCGGCCGAGCCTTGCAGCAGAAAATGCTGCTGCTGGCCGAGCCCTGGCGGCCCTACCGCTCGCTGGCCTGCAAGTACCTCTGGAAGTCGCTCGACCCCGCCCCGGCTATCAATGCAGAAATGGGTTGGGACTAA
- a CDS encoding metallophosphoesterase encodes MPFFVIADVHGCLHTLRELLTHWRPAEETLVQLGDLVDRGNYSPETVELCRQLSQDFPAKTVFLQGNHDWAMAEHLGPNGPYRAWLGWGGRGTLAHYQRHRVWLPAHAVWLSQRPLFWGNAHLIFSHAGFADTPDPLDPANDDGVLWRRGPLRNLGRRQVVGHTPTPTYRPEHVVASDTIYLDTGAADGHCLTGLRLSETGEVLETVAIPTAPEDIYSFGKIH; translated from the coding sequence ATGCCGTTTTTCGTCATCGCCGACGTGCACGGCTGCCTGCACACCTTGCGCGAGCTGCTCACGCATTGGCGCCCGGCCGAGGAAACACTGGTGCAGCTCGGCGACCTAGTGGACCGCGGCAACTACTCGCCTGAAACCGTGGAACTGTGCCGCCAGCTCAGCCAGGATTTTCCGGCGAAAACTGTGTTTTTGCAGGGCAACCACGACTGGGCAATGGCCGAGCACCTGGGGCCTAATGGCCCGTACCGGGCCTGGCTGGGCTGGGGGGGTAGGGGCACGCTGGCGCACTACCAGCGGCACCGCGTCTGGCTGCCCGCGCACGCCGTCTGGCTCAGCCAGCGACCCCTTTTTTGGGGCAATGCCCACCTCATATTCTCCCACGCCGGCTTTGCCGATACTCCCGACCCGCTCGACCCGGCCAACGACGACGGCGTGCTGTGGCGGCGTGGCCCGCTGCGTAATCTAGGGCGGCGGCAAGTGGTGGGCCATACCCCTACCCCTACCTACCGACCCGAGCACGTGGTGGCTTCCGATACCATTTACCTCGATACCGGCGCGGCCGACGGCCACTGCCTCACCGGCCTGCGCCTGAGCGAAACCGGCGAGGTGCTGGAGACTGTTGCTATTCCGACCGCGCCGGAGGATATCTATTCGTTCGGTAAAATTCATTAA
- a CDS encoding cation:proton antiporter: MTTLFNALALLLVAAAAFAYLNHRFLKMPMAIGLMVLALLSSLVLLELGKTGFKPVIGIAKLVDGLDFSTLLMQVMLGFLLFAGAINVDARRLGELRWPVGLLATLGTALSTVLVGATLYWLLPQLLGLHVGLLPCLLFGALISPTDPVAVLSILTKANVPATLELKIVGESLFNDGVGVVIFITLLRVAEMGTANTTASHTLLVFAQEAGGGILLGTALGLGTAGLLATINNYQVEVLLTLALVTGGTALANYLHTSGPLAMVMAGLLVGYFSRRGHMMSDQSQDYVDKFWELIDEILNAMLFVLMGLEMLILPLHLSTILAGLAAVVVVLAVRVVAVALPLKLLQVGRRYRSGRHTIKMLTWGGLRGGLAVALALSLPNTMPRELLVGMTYVVVVFSIVGQGLTIGPLVRYLGLAEPPAEDEGDEASRADLHTAELPGKIHR, translated from the coding sequence ATGACGACACTTTTTAATGCTCTGGCGCTGCTACTGGTCGCGGCCGCCGCGTTTGCCTACCTCAACCACCGCTTCCTGAAGATGCCAATGGCCATCGGCCTGATGGTGCTGGCCCTGCTTTCGTCGCTGGTGCTGCTGGAGCTGGGCAAAACGGGCTTCAAACCGGTCATTGGCATTGCGAAACTGGTGGATGGCCTGGATTTCAGCACTTTGCTGATGCAGGTGATGCTGGGCTTTTTGCTGTTTGCGGGGGCCATCAACGTGGATGCGCGGCGGCTGGGTGAGTTGCGTTGGCCAGTAGGACTACTGGCCACGCTGGGCACTGCCCTGAGCACGGTGCTGGTGGGGGCGACACTCTACTGGCTGCTACCCCAGCTGCTGGGGCTGCACGTGGGGCTGCTGCCCTGCCTGCTGTTTGGAGCGCTCATCTCGCCCACCGACCCGGTGGCGGTGCTCAGCATTTTGACTAAGGCCAACGTGCCGGCCACGCTGGAGTTGAAAATCGTGGGGGAGTCACTGTTCAATGACGGGGTAGGAGTCGTGATTTTTATTACCCTGCTGCGGGTAGCCGAGATGGGTACCGCCAACACCACGGCCAGCCACACGCTCCTGGTTTTTGCGCAGGAAGCCGGCGGCGGCATTTTGCTGGGCACGGCGCTGGGCCTGGGCACGGCCGGCCTGCTGGCCACTATCAATAACTACCAGGTGGAGGTGCTGCTGACCCTGGCTCTGGTGACGGGCGGCACGGCCCTGGCCAACTACCTGCACACCTCGGGGCCGCTGGCGATGGTGATGGCTGGCCTGCTGGTGGGCTACTTCAGCCGCCGGGGGCACATGATGTCTGACCAGTCGCAGGATTACGTGGACAAATTCTGGGAGTTGATTGACGAGATTCTTAACGCCATGCTTTTCGTATTAATGGGGCTCGAAATGCTCATCCTACCCCTGCACTTGAGCACGATACTAGCCGGGCTGGCGGCCGTGGTGGTGGTGCTGGCGGTGCGGGTGGTGGCCGTGGCCCTGCCCCTGAAGCTGCTGCAAGTGGGACGGCGCTACCGCTCGGGCCGCCACACCATCAAGATGCTGACTTGGGGCGGCCTACGCGGCGGCCTGGCCGTAGCCCTGGCCCTGAGCCTGCCCAACACCATGCCCCGCGAGCTGCTGGTAGGCATGACCTACGTGGTGGTGGTATTCAGCATCGTGGGGCAGGGCCTGACCATTGGCCCGCTGGTGCGCTACCTGGGCCTGGCGGAACCGCCGGCGGAGGACGAGGGCGACGAGGCCAGCCGCGCGGACCTGCACACCGCGGAACTACCCGGCAAAATCCATCGCTAG
- a CDS encoding threonine aldolase family protein produces the protein MIDLRSDTVTRPTPPMLAAMQVAPVGDDVYAEDPTVRQLEESLAARFGLEAGLFCPSGTMTNQIAIQAHCPALSEVVCEASAHVYLWEVGGIMHHTRASVALLPGDRGRLTAAQVEAAIRPAHNVHYPTTRLVCLENTHNRGGGSCYEWTDLEAIATLTKARGLALHLDGARIFNALVATGQRSQDYGRLFDSISVCLSKGLGAPVGSVLLGSADFIQQCKRLRKLMGGGWRQAGYLAAAGLYALENNVARLADDHRRAAQLAAALRPLPYVAEILEPETNLLIFRLDESQLTVTDFLARLEAQGILASGFGGSWVRFVTHLDVDDAMVARVIEVVGDC, from the coding sequence ATGATTGACCTCCGCTCCGATACCGTTACCCGCCCTACCCCCCCCATGCTGGCCGCTATGCAGGTCGCGCCCGTCGGCGACGATGTGTACGCGGAAGACCCGACCGTGCGCCAGCTCGAAGAGAGCTTGGCCGCCCGCTTTGGCCTGGAAGCCGGCTTATTTTGCCCCTCGGGCACAATGACAAACCAAATCGCCATTCAGGCACACTGCCCGGCGCTGTCGGAAGTCGTGTGCGAGGCCTCGGCCCACGTGTACTTGTGGGAAGTAGGGGGCATTATGCACCACACCCGCGCCTCGGTGGCGCTGCTACCCGGCGACCGGGGCCGCCTCACAGCTGCCCAAGTGGAAGCCGCCATTCGGCCGGCCCACAACGTCCACTACCCTACCACCCGGCTCGTGTGCCTCGAAAACACCCACAACCGCGGTGGCGGCAGCTGCTACGAATGGACTGACTTAGAAGCAATTGCTACGCTCACGAAAGCGCGCGGCCTGGCACTGCACCTCGATGGGGCGCGCATCTTTAACGCACTGGTGGCTACCGGGCAGCGCAGCCAGGACTACGGCCGGCTGTTCGATTCTATCTCTGTGTGTCTGAGCAAGGGACTGGGCGCGCCGGTGGGCTCGGTGCTGCTGGGCTCGGCCGATTTTATTCAGCAGTGCAAGCGCCTACGCAAGCTCATGGGTGGAGGCTGGCGGCAGGCGGGCTACCTGGCGGCAGCGGGCCTCTACGCCCTGGAAAATAACGTGGCGCGCCTGGCCGACGACCACCGCCGCGCCGCGCAACTGGCGGCGGCGCTGCGCCCGCTGCCCTACGTGGCCGAGATATTGGAGCCCGAAACCAACCTGCTCATTTTTCGCCTCGATGAAAGCCAGCTCACAGTGACCGACTTCCTGGCCCGGCTGGAGGCCCAGGGCATTCTGGCCAGCGGCTTCGGCGGTAGCTGGGTTCGCTTCGTGACGCACCTCGACGTGGACGACGCGATGGTGGCGCGCGTGATAGAAGTGGTTGGTGACTGCTAA
- a CDS encoding metallophosphoesterase family protein yields MTRIALFSDTHGYFDDRIAHHLRDADEIWHAGDFGSSELILALAGLAPVFRGVYGNIDGADIRCTEPLVQNFVVEGLRVLMTHVGGYPGHYAPAARQLLAQVRPGLFVCGHSHILRIIPDPKLNLLVLNPGAAGRHGFHQVRTMLRFGIDRGKVVDMQAVELGARTAALDVGT; encoded by the coding sequence ATGACGCGCATTGCCCTTTTTTCGGATACTCACGGTTATTTTGATGACCGTATTGCGCATCACCTGCGCGACGCCGATGAAATATGGCACGCCGGTGACTTTGGCTCGTCGGAATTGATACTGGCGCTGGCCGGGCTGGCCCCGGTTTTCCGGGGCGTGTACGGCAACATCGACGGCGCTGATATTCGCTGCACCGAGCCACTGGTGCAAAACTTCGTGGTGGAGGGCCTGCGCGTGTTAATGACGCATGTGGGCGGCTACCCCGGCCACTATGCGCCGGCGGCGCGCCAGCTGCTGGCGCAGGTACGGCCAGGGTTATTCGTGTGCGGGCACTCGCACATTCTGCGCATTATTCCTGACCCCAAGTTGAACTTGCTGGTCCTGAACCCCGGCGCGGCCGGGCGGCACGGCTTTCATCAGGTGCGCACGATGCTGCGCTTCGGCATCGACCGGGGCAAGGTGGTAGATATGCAAGCTGTGGAGCTAGGAGCCCGCACTGCTGCGCTAGACGTAGGGACCTAA
- a CDS encoding NUDIX hydrolase, whose protein sequence is MNVFINDVPLIIKKSSDKVYKHKYDLVLGPDDEFTSKDLVGDVLVRDATPAFLDRLLRLMEVKKLKKLKTLTMMARKKQNLILHLKDQFKIAKAAGGLVVKGGQVLMIYRLGKWDLPKGKLKSDEDVPMGAMREVEEECNIKVELGEKLPSTWHSYAYKGNKMLKKTSWFVMKCLDDSVMRPQTEEYIEEVRWMSPQDALARLEESYASITLVVRHYLSEMAGKPAKAATSE, encoded by the coding sequence ATGAACGTTTTCATCAACGACGTGCCGCTGATTATTAAGAAGTCTAGCGACAAAGTGTACAAGCACAAATATGACCTTGTGCTCGGTCCCGACGATGAGTTTACCAGCAAAGACTTGGTGGGCGACGTGCTGGTACGCGACGCGACGCCGGCTTTTCTTGACCGCCTGCTACGCCTGATGGAAGTGAAGAAGCTGAAAAAGCTCAAGACACTGACCATGATGGCTCGCAAAAAGCAAAACCTTATCTTGCACCTCAAAGACCAGTTTAAGATTGCCAAGGCCGCCGGCGGCCTCGTGGTTAAAGGTGGCCAGGTGCTGATGATTTATCGCCTCGGCAAGTGGGATTTACCCAAAGGCAAACTCAAAAGCGACGAGGACGTGCCGATGGGAGCCATGCGTGAGGTCGAGGAGGAGTGCAATATCAAGGTAGAATTGGGCGAAAAGCTGCCCAGCACTTGGCACTCCTACGCCTACAAAGGCAACAAAATGCTGAAAAAAACCAGCTGGTTCGTCATGAAATGCCTCGACGACTCGGTGATGCGTCCCCAAACCGAAGAATACATCGAGGAAGTACGCTGGATGTCGCCTCAGGATGCGCTGGCCCGCCTCGAAGAGTCGTACGCCTCCATTACACTGGTAGTGCGCCACTACTTGAGCGAAATGGCGGGTAAGCCTGCCAAGGCTGCTACTTCCGAGTAA
- the pckA gene encoding phosphoenolpyruvate carboxykinase (ATP): MAELRTVAAHLAPLGFGQAPALAHLNLPPAALVEHALRRQEGRLTDTGALMCDTGHFTGRSPKDRFLVKDADTTGRVWWGDINLPFNPDQFEQLHQKMVAYLADKEIFVREAYAGADPATQLKLRVVNELAWHNLFCYNLFLRPAPGADTSWTPDFSILCAPGFEADPAVDGTRQKNFAVIDFTRKLILIGGTAYAGEMKKGIFGVLNYLLPTRHQTLPMHCSANVGAAGDTAIFFGLSGTGKTTLSTDPQRRLVGDDEHGWTPKGTIFNFEGGCYAKVIDLSASKEPEIWNAIRFGAIVENTRFVPGTHTVNYADKSVTENTRTAYPLDYIPGAVEPSVAGAPRHIFFLTADAFGVLPPLSKLDKSHAMYHFLSGYTAKVAGTEMGITEPQTTFSACFGQVFLPLHPTHYAEMLGQLLDQNPDVQVWLVNTGWTGGSYGTGHRLKLAHTRRLITAALSGVLSEVNFRQHPVFGVAVPAAVPGVPSEILDPRHTWADKAAYDRTATELAEKFTRNFGKYADFANAEILAGAPRLAAVETV; encoded by the coding sequence ATGGCAGAACTCCGTACTGTCGCCGCACACCTGGCTCCGCTAGGCTTCGGGCAGGCCCCGGCCCTAGCCCACCTCAACCTACCCCCAGCCGCGCTCGTGGAGCACGCCCTACGCCGACAGGAGGGCAGGCTTACCGACACCGGCGCGCTGATGTGCGACACCGGCCACTTTACGGGCCGCTCGCCCAAGGACCGGTTTTTGGTCAAAGATGCCGACACCACTGGGCGCGTCTGGTGGGGCGACATCAACCTGCCCTTCAACCCCGACCAGTTTGAGCAGCTGCACCAAAAGATGGTGGCCTACTTGGCCGATAAGGAAATTTTCGTGCGCGAGGCCTACGCCGGGGCCGACCCCGCCACCCAACTTAAGCTACGGGTAGTAAACGAGCTGGCTTGGCACAACCTATTCTGCTACAACCTGTTTCTGCGGCCCGCGCCGGGCGCGGATACCAGCTGGACGCCCGATTTCAGCATCCTCTGTGCGCCCGGCTTCGAGGCCGACCCCGCCGTAGACGGCACTCGCCAGAAGAACTTCGCCGTCATCGACTTCACCCGCAAGCTGATTCTTATCGGGGGCACAGCCTATGCGGGCGAGATGAAAAAAGGCATTTTTGGCGTGCTTAATTACTTACTGCCCACCCGGCACCAGACCCTACCCATGCACTGCTCGGCCAACGTGGGGGCAGCGGGCGACACGGCCATTTTCTTCGGTCTTTCGGGCACGGGCAAAACGACGCTCTCGACCGACCCGCAGCGCCGCCTCGTGGGCGACGACGAGCACGGCTGGACGCCCAAGGGCACCATTTTCAACTTTGAGGGCGGCTGCTACGCTAAGGTTATTGACCTGAGTGCCAGCAAGGAGCCCGAAATCTGGAATGCCATTCGCTTTGGAGCCATCGTGGAGAACACGCGCTTCGTGCCTGGCACCCACACCGTGAACTACGCCGATAAGTCGGTGACCGAGAACACGCGCACCGCCTACCCCCTCGATTACATTCCGGGGGCCGTGGAACCGAGCGTGGCCGGTGCGCCGCGCCACATTTTCTTCCTCACTGCCGACGCCTTTGGCGTCCTACCCCCCCTGAGTAAGCTCGACAAGAGCCATGCGATGTACCACTTCCTAAGTGGCTACACGGCCAAGGTGGCGGGCACCGAGATGGGCATCACGGAGCCGCAAACTACGTTCTCGGCCTGTTTCGGGCAGGTTTTCCTACCTCTCCACCCCACTCACTACGCCGAAATGCTGGGCCAGCTGCTGGACCAGAACCCCGACGTGCAGGTATGGCTCGTGAACACGGGCTGGACTGGCGGCAGCTACGGCACCGGCCACCGCCTGAAGCTGGCCCACACTCGCCGCCTAATTACAGCCGCCCTCAGCGGCGTACTGAGCGAAGTAAACTTCCGGCAGCACCCAGTTTTTGGGGTGGCCGTGCCGGCGGCGGTGCCGGGCGTACCCAGCGAAATTCTGGACCCCCGCCACACCTGGGCCGACAAGGCGGCCTACGACCGCACGGCGACGGAGCTGGCCGAAAAATTCACCCGCAACTTTGGGAAGTACGCTGACTTTGCTAATGCTGAAATATTAGCGGGTGCACCCCGTCTGGCGGCCGTAGAAACAGTTTAG
- a CDS encoding peptide MFS transporter → MHPTPADLHDLPPQHVEVADSHPRGLYLLFATEMWERFSYYGMRAVLVLFLTKAMMMDKAFASKFYGGYTSLIYLTPLIGGFIADRYWGNRRSITVGGLLMAAGQFVLFFSASQYGPLATHQLSHWLLYLGLGAMIVGNGFFKPNISSMVGSLYAPGDTRKDAAYTIFYMGINLGSFLGNTITSLIGDKEGHPEAFRWAFLACGIAMTFGTVVFNWGKSKYLHTPTGEQVGETPINSGGIKGIYALLPVLLAVALGVLWLDSTQFPLIAPLLGVAVIAIAYMIFSDKSLSGADVQGIMVIFIVSFFVVFFWAAFEQAPASLTFFADEQMNRTIFGYELPASIFQNLNAIFVVAGAPLMALVWTALGKRGAEPASPVKMAMGLALLAAGYLVMCFGVKDLQPGVKVSMFFLVMLYFLHSAGELCLSPIGLSLVNKLAPAKFASLLMAVWFLANAAANYLAGYMSSLYPDPKSTKPAPVLLGFHINNLYDFFLVFVVSASVAAALLFLISGKLAKMMDARNYPAPTPSV, encoded by the coding sequence ATGCACCCTACCCCCGCCGACTTGCACGACCTACCTCCTCAACATGTCGAAGTAGCCGACAGCCACCCGCGCGGCCTCTACCTGCTGTTTGCCACCGAAATGTGGGAGCGCTTCAGTTATTACGGCATGCGCGCCGTGCTGGTGCTCTTCCTTACCAAGGCCATGATGATGGACAAGGCGTTCGCGTCGAAGTTCTACGGCGGCTACACGAGTCTAATATACCTTACCCCGCTCATCGGCGGTTTTATTGCCGACCGTTATTGGGGTAACCGGCGCTCTATTACAGTGGGCGGCCTGCTGATGGCGGCCGGGCAATTTGTCCTGTTTTTTTCGGCTTCCCAATACGGCCCGCTAGCCACCCATCAGCTTAGTCATTGGTTGCTGTACCTAGGCTTGGGGGCCATGATTGTGGGTAATGGTTTTTTTAAGCCCAACATTTCCAGTATGGTGGGCTCGCTCTACGCGCCCGGCGATACGCGCAAGGACGCGGCCTACACCATCTTCTACATGGGCATCAACCTGGGCTCTTTCCTAGGCAATACCATCACCAGCCTCATCGGCGACAAGGAGGGCCACCCGGAAGCTTTCCGCTGGGCTTTCCTGGCCTGCGGCATTGCCATGACGTTCGGCACGGTCGTTTTTAACTGGGGTAAGAGCAAGTACCTGCACACGCCCACCGGCGAGCAGGTGGGCGAAACACCCATCAACTCGGGTGGCATCAAGGGCATTTACGCGCTGCTGCCAGTGCTACTAGCCGTGGCGCTGGGCGTACTCTGGCTCGACTCAACGCAGTTTCCACTCATTGCGCCACTGTTGGGCGTGGCCGTGATTGCCATTGCCTATATGATTTTCAGCGATAAGTCCCTAAGTGGAGCCGACGTGCAGGGCATTATGGTCATTTTCATCGTGTCGTTTTTCGTGGTCTTTTTCTGGGCCGCCTTCGAGCAGGCCCCAGCCTCGCTCACCTTCTTCGCCGACGAGCAGATGAACCGCACTATCTTCGGCTACGAGCTACCCGCCAGCATTTTCCAGAACCTGAACGCCATTTTTGTGGTGGCTGGCGCGCCGCTCATGGCGCTGGTCTGGACGGCCTTGGGTAAGCGCGGAGCCGAGCCCGCCTCACCCGTCAAGATGGCGATGGGCCTGGCGCTGCTGGCGGCTGGCTACCTCGTTATGTGCTTTGGAGTGAAGGACTTGCAGCCCGGCGTGAAGGTCAGTATGTTCTTCCTGGTGATGCTCTATTTCCTGCACTCGGCCGGCGAGTTGTGCCTGTCGCCCATCGGCTTGTCGCTGGTTAATAAGCTGGCTCCCGCCAAGTTCGCCTCGCTGCTGATGGCCGTCTGGTTCCTGGCCAACGCGGCGGCCAACTACCTCGCCGGCTACATGAGCAGCCTCTACCCCGACCCCAAGTCCACGAAGCCAGCCCCAGTGCTGCTGGGCTTCCACATCAATAACCTCTACGACTTCTTCTTGGTGTTCGTAGTATCAGCCTCAGTCGCGGCGGCGCTGCTATTCCTCATCAGCGGCAAGCTGGCCAAGATGATGGACGCCCGCAACTACCCAGCGCCTACCCCCTCCGTTTAA